The genome window TTTAGCTCACAACATTTCTAACGTGCGGCTTCTTGCAAGAAGACTCCTCACAAATACCAGTGATCGCCGATTAGAACTAGTCTCGCCCTGACAAAAACATACGACCACGTGGCCGAAACGGCTTCGCCGATCCGCTACCGAAGTGACTGAGGACCACATGCGGATCTGCAAATGTCGAAAAACCTCGACACCTGCACCTTCGGCTCCACGAGAGCGCCCTTCCCCAAGCAGCACCGGAAGGCGAAACCCTCAGCGGTGACGCACTCGCCTCGTGCGAGAAATCGTTCAAGAACGGGTCGGCGAGGCGCTGTAGCACGATTCGTAAGTCCTGAGCGAGTGAAGCGTCCAGGTGTAGACGGAATCCTCTATGTTTATTACATAAATGCTCATATTCGAAAGCGCGCGTATTTGGTAACCTCTTCACCAGTCATTCAAAGATACCTCACAACACTGCTACTGGAGCTGGTCACGATTTCGACATACGCCGCAACGGACGGTTCAACCTTATACTAAAATAGAATATGATGAAGCAACTACTCCCTCTCCTTCCATGCATAGTATTTTTCTCGGCCTGCACCAGCATGGCTCAGGAGAACGTCTACCCGCATACTGACCCGGAGAATACAGGTGGATGGGTGCTCAACGAAGAAGTGAGCGATGAGTTCAATGCGTCCGAATTTGATCGCCACAAGTGGTTCATCGAAGGCGAGAATGGCGGCGACTATTACATTTGGAAGGGACGTCCGCCTTCGCAATTCGTGGAGCACAACGTGATTCAGGAGGATGGACTTTTGAAGATCCGCTCTCAATGGGAACCCGAGTTTGAATTTTACGAAGGCAAGTATGCGGATGGTGCTCACAACGACCCCTATGGTGTGTTTGAAGATGAACCGTTGCCGATTACCACCGCAGGTGTGATCACCAAGAAACGCTTCCTTTACGGCTACATGGAAGTTCGGACTAAGGCGGGCAACAGTAACATGACCAGCTCCTTTTGGGCGATCGGCTATGAGTCTGAACTCGATATTTACGAGCAAGTCGGCAATCCGAAAATTAAAGGCGATATTCAGGGAGACACATGGAAGGCCTCAATTCATAATTGGTCTCCACCGGCTCAGCGGCCGACACGTCGTTTCGGATTGAAAGAGCAACTCGATCACCGTGTGGCAGATGATTTTCATGTGTATGCCGCAGAGTGGGGACCCACTTATCTGAAGCTTTTTTTGGATGGTAAGCTCTACTACGAGACCACGGCAGAGGAGCAGGGAGAGAACTGGGTGCTGAACAACCCGCTGGAAATCTGGTTCGATTCCGAAGTATTTAAATGGTTGGGCGTGCCTCATGAGGGAGAGCTGCCAGTCGATTATGAAATCGATTATCTCAGAGTCTGGCAGAAGCCTGAGCCGAATTTGCTACAACGACAGTTCTTTAGTTTCGAAGGTCCGGTGCTGTTCTATGAGTATCCAATTCCATTGACGCTTGTGCCTGAGAGTAGCGAGCCAAATGAATATCAGCAATTTTGGCAGTTCGGCGAACATGAGATGGGGCTTTTCTCCATTACCAAAGAGCAGCATGCAGAGGGGCAAGGGATTAAGAGTTTACGCTTCGTGCCTAAGGGTATGCTGGCAAATGTATCCATCGTCACTCCGGCACGCGCCGTCGATATTCCATCTGGCGAATTCACATTCTCGATGCAGGTCATGCTTGAGGCAGACTGCGCGGTGGATCAGCTAAACATCAGTTTGTCCGATCCTGAAGTTTTCCTCGAGCCATTTGATCTCTCTAAATTGGAGAAAGGTCAGTGGGTGACACTGACTCAGACTTTTAAGCGTGATCTGGCATCCGGCGAGCGCGACCGCATGCGCATTCGCATGAACAAGGATACTGTCGGCGCGGGCGAAGGAGCTCTGTTTATCGATGCTATTTCCATCGAAGCAAAGTAAGCCTTTTCGACACTTTAAACACTATGAAAACCTACAAAAATAAGCTAAAATTTTTCGCTTCATCTGCAGCTGCTGTATTGGCAGTTGGCTGTTTTTCTTTATCTCCTGTTTCCGCCGAAATGGTTGGATTCTTTGAGAACAAGGTGTTCGACGATGCCCCAGAAGTCTTGCATGCGGCAACAGACTTTACTGCCTCGACCAATGATACCGAGCGACTCACTGCCGCTTTAAACCGAGCCTCTCAGGAAGATGCAGATGGTGGCGTAGTTATCTTGCGCGGTTCTGATTATGGTGAAAATAAGCGCTACCGAGTAGGCCGCGTTGATTTCCCATCGAATGTGCGGCTCGAAGTTGATCCAGACGTTACCATCGAGATGGAGAGCAAGTCTGAGCCCTTTCTCTTTTCCGTAGGGCGTAGCCCCTCGGTGCGTGATCTTATACCCGAGCGGGTTCGCAATGTGGAAATCACATCGACGCATCCGACCGAGCGCTTCACTATTGATGCCCGCACAAATAAGCCGCTCGATTACACCGGCGGCGGCACCCGCAACGATGGCTCTAGTCGAACACGTGCGATTCCGATTGCGCTATTCTATGTTGAGAATTTTTCGGTCTCCAATGTCCGAGTTGAGGATAACTTCACAGTCTCTGTAGCGGTGCAACTGTATCCTGATACCAACTACATGGATGGCGCATATGCGATTCGTTCCAAAGGTAAAGACCGCACGAAAGATGTCTTCTTGGATGGGCCGAATGGCGAGCCACTACCGATGAATAATCAGGGGCAATTTGTTGATGATCGTGGCCAAGTTATCTCCGATCGCGATGCAATCGTTCGAAACGATACTTGGGGACGCACTCCAATCAAGGGAACCATTCGTAACATTCTAGCCATTCATTCTCACACTGGCTACGGAGCCGTTCAAGTCTACGGCGGGGATTGGGTCGAAATCGACACTATCGAATCAGTTCATGGGATCGGTGTGCGACTTGAAGCAGGCAACGGCACGGATGGCGACAATATGAATCGAGCCGGGCCTTATAACGCTTCAGCCAACCATATTAAGATTTCTAATGTCACTATACGTGAAGGGTTCACTGGGGTTTGGTTGAAAACGCACGGCAAGATCAACAGGAACGTGCTGGTTCACAACGTCACTGCAATCGACAGTGGTTCAGCGATTTTAATTGATAAAGGCACTTTCAACCGCGACTGCCGTGATTTTATCCGAGGTCGCTACGAAAATGCCAAAATCACCGGCGATATTTCATTGAAGCGGACAGGTAAGAAGGCCGACGTCGGGTTCTTGACTACCTTTTACATCGCGCCTTCAGAGCGCGATTCACTCAAAGATACGACAGGTGATGGTCGGATCTCGGCAGCTGATTTGCCGCGCAGTCCTTCTGGGCATCGCTGGTATCTGATCGAGCCGGTTGTGCCAGTGCTGGCCATGTCGCAAATGTCAGCCTCTGAGGTTGGTGATCCATCCGAGAGCGAAGGCTTCTATGCCATTGATTTCAGTCAGGCCAATATCACTGGCGAAAACCTGCTTCGTCCTGAAATGATCCTCTATCGCGAAGATATGACTTATCCAAACGGTAATCAGGCCACAAATTTCATTTTAAAATAAGTGTGACTGACTTGAGTAATTGGTAAGGAAAGGGCTGAAACGTGCGGCTTCTTGCAAGGAGACTGTCTCACCAATGCCACAGACCTAGTAAATTGCTTACGTGACTGTTACTCTCTTAATCTTACTCTTCATCGTAATCGTAATCGGAGCGTTGTGATTGAAGACCTTACGAATGAGTCCGGAGGATTAAGATTATGAGTAAGATTACGATTATGACGTCGAAGATCCTGTTAAGTTACCCCATCCAACCGTCACCTGGATTCTAGATCAAGCCCTTGCGTAGCGCCTTACCGACGGCGCCGGCCTGCGAGTTGACCTGTAGCTTCTGATAAATGCTACGCAGGTAATAATCGACCGTCACTGTGGCGATGTTGAGCGACGCTGCGATTTCTTTCTTCACCATGCCATCGGACAACATACTGAGAACGGCGATCTCCTTTTCATTCAAATTACTCTCCGCGCTCTTAGGAGCGGTATGCTGAAACGCATCCAACACCATCGAGGCAATCGGCCCACTCAGAGGTGAACCGCCTTCGTGCACTAAGCGTATGCCGCGAACGATATCGTCCACAGTGTCATTTTTAAGCAAATACCCCGACGCCCCTGCGCAAATGGCCTGAAAGACGACGTCGCGGTTTTCTGAAATCGTCAGCACGATCGGATGCACTGCAGGACTCATCGCCTTGAGCTGTTGAATGCCCTCGATGCCACTCATCCCCGGCAACTGTATGTCCACTAAGACCACATGCGGAAACTCGCCTGCACGAAAGCGTGGCAGTGCCTCCTCAAACGAACCGAACGACTCATTACATTGAAGTCCCTCGGTCGCATCCAGTAATTCGGCCAGTTCACGACGATACTCAAAGGCATCTTCAATGATCCATACCTTAATAATCTTACCGGACGAAGTGGGAGAAAGCGCTGACATGGCAGGCAACTTGACATTGCTCCCAGTGATCGTCGAGTAGAACTAGTCTCGCCCTGACAAAAACATATGACCACGTGGCCGAAACGGCTTCGCCTATCCGCGACCTAAGTGACCGATGCGCTCATGCGGATCTGCAAATGCCGAAAAACCGCTACACCTGCACCTTCAGCTCCACGAGAGTGCCCTTCCCGGTGGATGAATCGACAGTCAGCACACCGTTCAGGCGTTGGGCACGTTCACGCATCGTCCTGCGCCCGTGATGCCCAGGTGCGAACGACTCATACTCCTTCATATTAAAACCTTGGCCATTGTCTTTGACCTTCAAGTAGAGCGTGCGTCCGACCAGCGCGACTTCCACCTCAATACGTGTGGCATGGGCATGCGAAGCGGCGTTGTGCAGCACTTCTTTCAAGAAGAGCAATAGATCGCGCTTTACTTGTAATTTTACCGGAGTCGAAGGCACCTGACCGGGAGGTGTGGCATGTAACTCAAGCTGTTCTGCTGGAATACTGACACGCACGGAATCGGCCAATTTCTGCATGACATGGTCTAAGGTATCTGTCTGAGCATCCGTCAGCCAGAGCACATCACGCAGCCCATGATGCATATCAGCGGCAATGGTGCGTATGCGTGCGCCGCGTTCACGAACCATAGGCTCACTCGCACTGCGCTCCACATAGGCAGATGCCAGCGAGATGGCTGCCACCTTACTGCCGATATCATCATGCAGGTCAGAATTCACCTGGCGGCGCAATGCCGCAGAGTGGCGACGACGTAATACGCCTTGAATGATTGCGAATAGCACTGCGATCAATGACACCAATACAGCGATATCCACCAAGAGGATACGCCAAAACGAATTCCAGCGGGCTTCAAGTTGTTCACCCAGCACAGTGCAGTTCTCCAACAACCGTTTGAGCTGCTTACGTTCCTGTAGCTGGTTCAACCAATCTAATAGAAATAATACGGGGTGTCCGCCAACCTTACCATCTCTCAACAAATCAACATCCGCCTCCGCCTCTGCCGGGAACCCTTCTAAGCGGATCGCCTCAATCGGGTAAAGGGTATCCAAGCGATACACATTGATTTCGCCTAATGCAAAAGTCTGCTGCTGGTTATGCGTCGGGAAATCCCCCATATGAATTCGGATCCAGCGGGCATTTAAATCGCCACCATTAAAGGCGACTACATTTTGCCCAGGCTCCTGATCGATCCATTCACGCGGCAACATCCGGCCATCAGCACGACCACCAGCCTTAGTCTGACGAACCAACTCAACCCGAATATTTCCAGGAAAACCATAATCTGGTATCAACATGCCCGAGGGTGATTGAGCAGGAAAGAGTGCGACCCAGCCTAATTTCCGATTTCTCCCCAGATCCAACTCCACCACACAGTCTGGTTCTGGATCCGACTCAAAGGAGACCACAAAATCACTTTCAGCAGGACGTTCGGCATTTTCTGCTTTCACATGCAGCGGTAAACCGAGGCTCGTTTTTTGATCAATCACAAACTCAGTGCCCCAATAAGGTAAGGACGTATAGGCCGAACTGGCCTCCACACGTTCACAAGGATGCTCAGACAGCCCCATCACTCCATATAGCTCATCTAGCGCAAATACCTCACGATCACCACTCACCTCGCCACGAAAGACCTCCAGCCGAACTTTATACGCCCGCGGCTCTGACGCATCGATGATCAACGGATAGCGCCCTGGGTCTGGACAGTCCTCATGTATCCACTCCTGAATGACATTCACTGAGCCATCTGCTGCAATCGTAGAGACACGAAAACGTCGTGGAAACCCATAACTCTCGGATGTATTGGCTCGGTGATCAAGCGCAGGCACCAGGATCACCTGAGAGAGCAAGATGTTCCGATTAAAGCTAAAATCTAAGGTCCAGCGTGGCTCATCTATCAGTCCATCCAGAATCGGAAAATAACCGCCATGATACCCATACCCCTCATACTGCAATGGCTGGTTCAGATACGGCAATTGCTCCAACTCGGAACGAACCTCCTGCTTCAACACATCGAGTTCATGTAGTCGCTTCGGTATTTCAAACAGCGCGACCTCAGCAGAAGCATCCAGTGGGGCACCTGTCCGCAAATCGACCGCAGCACACAGCGCGAACTGTCCGCTACAAAGAACCATCAGCGTCAGAACTAGAGCTTTCGCATTGCTTAACCTGAGCGTGAATATCATCTCAGCACTGTAAGCAGGATTCCTGCTCGCTGTCGATCAAACTGACAAGCCAAACGACAATCTCAGACCTAGGCTCGCTCTGCCGTATCCACTGACCGAATGCCGGATTGAGATCTGACTACTTACTGTCCCAATAGACTTTCTTCTCAATACCAGTCGCCAAGCCGTCGTTATTCGCGTCAATGGCCTTGAATTCCGCTTCCATTTTCGACTGATCATAAATCCAGCCTTTTTTCTCATGCCTCGCCTTCTGTATGTCTAAATATTCCTGCTTAGTCGAGTCAGCAGCACTGGTCTTCTTTGGAATCGGCTTAGGCTTTGGAGCTGCCTTAGGAGCCATGCCGTTGGGCTTCGTCCAGTAAGCGGCCTTCTCATCTCCAGAGAGAATGCCATCTCCATTTGTATCCATCTCAGCAAACTGCTGTTCAAGTTTCGCTTGATCATACACCCAGCCCTTACGCACAGCCTGAGTCTTTTGTGTCGCCAAAAATTGCTCTTTAGTGGAGTCGCCTTTAGCAGCGATTGCAGTCGATACTGTCATTGTCGCAGCGAGAATGAGTGTAATCTGTTTTTTCATCTGAGGTATGGAATAGTTTGGATTAATAACGATAAAGTAACCCGACTCGAAACCTAAGGTGATTCCAGCAATCGGAACTACAGAATATCACACACTGCGCCGCAAGAACACTGCCATTTCTGCAACAAACACTGCCATTTCCCTTACAGACATCACGGTTATGAATATCAAAGCAAATCCAACGAGAACCGCATAGTTTTTTTCAATATCGTCAGTCGTCCTCCTCGCTCCGAACTGTTATACTATGAGTTAAATTGTTATGATCAGAAAAACCCCATTCACCCAAATCACACAGCTATCACTCCTTGGTGCCCTCACACTAGCAGGCAACATGGATGCAAAAATCATAGCTGACTTCGAGGCAGACTTCAGCGTTACCCAATTAGCTCCGGGCTGGACTTACAAATGGAACCCAACTGGCGTCAAGATCGGGGATCATGCAAACTACATGGATCTCGTCGCATACGATGCGCCTTATGAAGCAAACTGTCGCTACGTAGTTGATCTCGAGAATCAACCAAGTCCGAAGAATACCTTACCCAATGCCCAGTGGCTTAAAATTGCCAAGGGATTCATCACACCGGGAGACCCCATTCTAAAGTCCACCGATGGCTTAGATCACTATGCCATCGCCTGTTACACGATCCAAGAAGGCGAAGCAGGAATCGGCAGTATTCAGAATAGTAAAATTGCCAGGAAATTCAAAGACGGCAGTGGCAAGATCAGTATTTTCATCAATGGTAATGAGCTCGGTTCTGACGAAGCCGTAGGCGATGAAGCCAGCACATTTAATGTTCCACTGGGCGAACTAAAGGTAGGCGACACGATCTATCTGGCATTCGGCCCAAGCGGCAACAAAGCCAGCGGCGCAAAAATTCAATTTCAGATTGATACGCAGTAATCCTACATGCGCCTTGCGTCTGATTGCCTGCACATAAAACCATCCTTTGACATTTCCAGTATGACGCGCTTCCTAGGAAGCGCATCTCTGACGTATTTTTTAACCGCCCGCTTACGCTTGAGATCGCGGAGCACGCAGAGAGCTGACGCAGAGTATTTCATCTAGGACTCCCCATCTCCTCCGCGCACTCCGCGATCTCTGCGGTTAGACTTTTTACCCGTTTTATTCATAGCTTGATATAATACCGTTATTCGGATTTAGTTGGCATTTCGATATGGGTCGCCCGGTTCTTAGAACCTAGGCCACGTAGCCTCGAAACTCTGTTTCGGGGAGATCGAATTACCAGAAAGTGTCACAGCTTGGTATAAAACGTGTCGAAACTGGCTCCTGGTTCCGCGGCACAGATCTGGCGCCGCGGAACAGGAAACCCACTTCGTGAGCTTTGTGCCTTTTTGAGAGCCCATCCCATGACACTGACTAAGCTTAGGCTCTGTGTTTTTAGTCCGCTAAACTGCGCTTAATGAGCACTTAAACCAACACGATGGGTTCTTAACCATACGGATGTGTTCTTTAGGGTCACTGACTTCGATTCTGTATTTTTAACCGCAGATTTCGCAGATGCACGCGGATGATCGACGACCCATCCGACTCTAACCTCGGCATAAATAATTCGACCGAACATCACTCTGGTATCAAGTGTGCGCTCGCCTAGTTCTCGTAAACGAGCAAACGCACGAAGAACGGATCTGAGCCAGGAGGCATCGCATAAGAGACTGATGCTCCAGCTAGGATCGTGACATCCTGCAGCGCGATGGGTCCCCAACTATCTAGATCCGGTGAAGACGACTGAATCACGTAATCGGTCGCATACACACCCGCGTAGGAGTGCCCCATCGGCCAGGTCACCGTGCCAGTATTGTCAGGACTTGGAAGCGCTGTAAAACCACTGCCCGATTCGCCCATAAAATACTCGATACCATTGGCGACTCCATCAAAGTCATGATCCTGATCAATCGTCTGCCCGGGCGCATTCTCAGCCGCCCACATACTGTAAGTCGCGGGGCCAGAGGTAACAGTCAATGTGCCCGTTCCCGTGATCTGAGAAAGCTCTGCTGCCCCATAAACGCCTGCCGCTTGCTGCACACCTCCGATAAAGAGTGCATCTACGGTGTCGGTGCCTGCATACGCGAGATCTAATGTCGCTCCACTGGTAGCCAAACGAACAGCGGATGCATCATTACTCGTGTTCACCTCTGCGAGCGACAAGGTGCCGGCATTCACCGTAGTATCACCTGTATAAGTATTCACAGCAGTCAAGTTGACCGTGCAAGTGCCCTCTTTGATCAAACCACGTGGCGTATAAAAACCAGCCTCATACTCACCAACGACACCGTTAATATTGAGCACTGCATCCCCATCACCTGTAAGCTTCAGGTCGTGATATAGTTTCACATCCAGGTCCAAGTCGTAGGAAAAGTCCCCTGCCCCAACATTCGTTGCATCCAGTGCAATCTGCGGCGCAACACCCTGAAGGTTGTTGGTAAACAGAATTTCATTCCCTTGAATCGTCGCGGATTGATTGCTTCCACTATCAAAATCACCACTCAAAATAATCTTATTGAGCATGAACTCCATACCCGTCTTTCGACGATAATCGTTGTTGGCAGTGTAATCCGAAGTATGCACTGGAAACTCCAGAACTGCCCCAGGGAAACAATCCGTGTTGAATAGATATTTCTCAACAGTCGTTCCGTTTTTATACCAGTTCCGTGAACCACCCGTCCCTTCGGCTGGATCAACCCCACCCGACCAATTCGTGGCGATACCAGGTCTGAAGACATGGTGGTCAAATACGTTGATCGGCTCAGTATCGATGGTATTCGAACGGATCGCATAACGTGGCTTATCAAAAATCGCTTCTTGATCAGTCAGGTCGCGTTTAAGCTGTTCAATTAACAAATCATACGCTCCACCGCTCAGTTCGGTCTCTTGCCCCGGATCAACATCCACAGCGGCCCCGCCACCCGTGCTGTCCGTCATTTGGAAAAGATCATACCACTGAGGATCAGCTAAGATATTACGACTGTTCTGTAGCGTATAATCACCACGAATGACAGAGAACGAACCACGCCATTTATGGACCAACACCTCATGCGGATTGCCCGCGTTCGTGCCGTTAATATATGGCAGCAAATTAACGCCATCGACATTATCAGCCATGCGATCTAGCGGAGCACCGCCACCAAGCTCATAAGCAGTCGCTAAGATATCAACACCGTGCACTGGATCATAAAAGACCGTGCCACGCTTTGAAGGGTCTAGACCGGCACCTGCAAGAATCATCGGCACGCGAATGCCGCCGTCAAACGAAGAGCCCTTGAAGCCTTTGAGCTTACCATTATCAGTGCCATTAATTTTGGTGACACCGTCTGGCAAAGTTGTCTGTCCGACAACGCCGCCATTATCATTAATAAAGATCACCAATGTTTTATCGACGATACTGTCGGATGTATCTCCATCGCTATTTGGATCTTCGAGCTTGGCCATCAATTCGCCAATCTCCTTGTCCATGGTGATCATCATCGAGGCGACCTGCTTACGTGAATTATCGACCATACCGTCTTCGGAGTCGATCTGATCGGGCCAATCGGCAATGCGAGGATCGTTAAAGTCGGGTGATTCATTCGTCCACGGCTTATGTGGCGCAGGATGCCCAACATAGAGGAAGAACGGCTCG of Lentimonas sp. CC4 contains these proteins:
- a CDS encoding family 16 glycosylhydrolase — protein: MMKQLLPLLPCIVFFSACTSMAQENVYPHTDPENTGGWVLNEEVSDEFNASEFDRHKWFIEGENGGDYYIWKGRPPSQFVEHNVIQEDGLLKIRSQWEPEFEFYEGKYADGAHNDPYGVFEDEPLPITTAGVITKKRFLYGYMEVRTKAGNSNMTSSFWAIGYESELDIYEQVGNPKIKGDIQGDTWKASIHNWSPPAQRPTRRFGLKEQLDHRVADDFHVYAAEWGPTYLKLFLDGKLYYETTAEEQGENWVLNNPLEIWFDSEVFKWLGVPHEGELPVDYEIDYLRVWQKPEPNLLQRQFFSFEGPVLFYEYPIPLTLVPESSEPNEYQQFWQFGEHEMGLFSITKEQHAEGQGIKSLRFVPKGMLANVSIVTPARAVDIPSGEFTFSMQVMLEADCAVDQLNISLSDPEVFLEPFDLSKLEKGQWVTLTQTFKRDLASGERDRMRIRMNKDTVGAGEGALFIDAISIEAK
- a CDS encoding response regulator transcription factor, encoding MSALSPTSSGKIIKVWIIEDAFEYRRELAELLDATEGLQCNESFGSFEEALPRFRAGEFPHVVLVDIQLPGMSGIEGIQQLKAMSPAVHPIVLTISENRDVVFQAICAGASGYLLKNDTVDDIVRGIRLVHEGGSPLSGPIASMVLDAFQHTAPKSAESNLNEKEIAVLSMLSDGMVKKEIAASLNIATVTVDYYLRSIYQKLQVNSQAGAVGKALRKGLI
- a CDS encoding ATP-binding protein, producing the protein MVLCSGQFALCAAVDLRTGAPLDASAEVALFEIPKRLHELDVLKQEVRSELEQLPYLNQPLQYEGYGYHGGYFPILDGLIDEPRWTLDFSFNRNILLSQVILVPALDHRANTSESYGFPRRFRVSTIAADGSVNVIQEWIHEDCPDPGRYPLIIDASEPRAYKVRLEVFRGEVSGDREVFALDELYGVMGLSEHPCERVEASSAYTSLPYWGTEFVIDQKTSLGLPLHVKAENAERPAESDFVVSFESDPEPDCVVELDLGRNRKLGWVALFPAQSPSGMLIPDYGFPGNIRVELVRQTKAGGRADGRMLPREWIDQEPGQNVVAFNGGDLNARWIRIHMGDFPTHNQQQTFALGEINVYRLDTLYPIEAIRLEGFPAEAEADVDLLRDGKVGGHPVLFLLDWLNQLQERKQLKRLLENCTVLGEQLEARWNSFWRILLVDIAVLVSLIAVLFAIIQGVLRRRHSAALRRQVNSDLHDDIGSKVAAISLASAYVERSASEPMVRERGARIRTIAADMHHGLRDVLWLTDAQTDTLDHVMQKLADSVRVSIPAEQLELHATPPGQVPSTPVKLQVKRDLLLFLKEVLHNAASHAHATRIEVEVALVGRTLYLKVKDNGQGFNMKEYESFAPGHHGRRTMRERAQRLNGVLTVDSSTGKGTLVELKVQV
- a CDS encoding sulfatase-like hydrolase/transferase, with translation MITKIHLLFIASLVASSAVHSATVYEDDFTGAMLNDAVWNVDANDPVTFDATNDQLDYSHAAGTARRFVSDGTTLVGKTGYLKAEISNFTGGASIWFGFVGDSPGNNTNYAYTTIAGNGTYEVFFNNTASSQSFSNGAGWSGTLDSGTGLWRVNGGTATAIDVGDGILENTDVSGFGFANFSNSNSFPDSSFSVDSFLADDSLTIGSVGNIAPTTTITTPADGSSVVFGTNVNFTGTASDFEDGDLTSSLAWTSDLDGSLGTGASVNTTTLQVGAHTITASVTDSGSQAGTSSIALTVTSPPVGNVDPQFITDPIVKLPAVIGVRYAGSIIADATDANGDALTFAIDNGPAWLTMASNGHFSGTPDSAGLKEWDVSVSDGNGGGDTAILQIQVDATGGGYTGQPNVIVIISDDAGYADFSFMNGLSGKDSEVPTPHLDTLASRGVTFSRAYVAANCQPTRTALATGAYQQRIGNESVGNDLFLVSQGEEADNNLEGVYEGIPVEVDTIWDRMKTLGYTTCAIGKWHLGQTEDLAAEVDPEYPLGRLGNRPQNQGIDEFYGMWHGSRDFTVGTYNENQVDNPESALQPRYIREAFSYPDGSTSETVVEYTKFVNVPSAPKYITNIFGDYAEQFVEDHYDDAEPFFLYVGHPAPHKPWTNESPDFNDPRIADWPDQIDSEDGMVDNSRKQVASMMITMDKEIGELMAKLEDPNSDGDTSDSIVDKTLVIFINDNGGVVGQTTLPDGVTKINGTDNGKLKGFKGSSFDGGIRVPMILAGAGLDPSKRGTVFYDPVHGVDILATAYELGGGAPLDRMADNVDGVNLLPYINGTNAGNPHEVLVHKWRGSFSVIRGDYTLQNSRNILADPQWYDLFQMTDSTGGGAAVDVDPGQETELSGGAYDLLIEQLKRDLTDQEAIFDKPRYAIRSNTIDTEPINVFDHHVFRPGIATNWSGGVDPAEGTGGSRNWYKNGTTVEKYLFNTDCFPGAVLEFPVHTSDYTANNDYRRKTGMEFMLNKIILSGDFDSGSNQSATIQGNEILFTNNLQGVAPQIALDATNVGAGDFSYDLDLDVKLYHDLKLTGDGDAVLNINGVVGEYEAGFYTPRGLIKEGTCTVNLTAVNTYTGDTTVNAGTLSLAEVNTSNDASAVRLATSGATLDLAYAGTDTVDALFIGGVQQAAGVYGAAELSQITGTGTLTVTSGPATYSMWAAENAPGQTIDQDHDFDGVANGIEYFMGESGSGFTALPSPDNTGTVTWPMGHSYAGVYATDYVIQSSSPDLDSWGPIALQDVTILAGASVSYAMPPGSDPFFVRLLVYEN